From the Primulina tabacum isolate GXHZ01 chromosome 3, ASM2559414v2, whole genome shotgun sequence genome, one window contains:
- the LOC142540054 gene encoding putative LRR receptor-like serine/threonine-protein kinase At2g24230 codes for MGLGMFGSFLVLTLFFRPLVCQKLNTDESFVFEFLQKMGLNVSKDLGFSGSICSSEGISCDAKGESVVKLELPGLGLFGVIPDSTIGKLTNLGTLDLSNNNITALPSDFWSLGTLKNLNLSFNQISGRLPSNIGNFGQLQSLDLSLNHLSGSIPEAISSLRNLQVLNLSGNGFESTIPLGILQCRLLVSIDLSANKLRGSLPTGFGGAFPDLRFLNLAENEILGRDSDFIGMKMIRYLNISSNMFKGSVVGIFEGPLEVIDLSKNQFQGHIDQVSFRSMFNWANLQYLDLSENQFSGEFTDLRNSQNLRHLNLAHNRFAEQQLLKVDDLTNLEYLNLSGTNLIGQIPSNISRKNSLKILDLSKNHLTDGIPPLVIKNLEVLDLSYNNLTGDIPLMLLEELQNMERFNFSYNNLSFCASQISPETFRASFIGSVNSCPIAANPALFKKESPKHRGLKLALALTLSMICLLVTLLFLAFGYRRKSRIQGVKQSSLKEEQTISGPFSFQTDSTTWVADVKQATTVPVVIFEKPLLNFTFADLLSATSQFDRDTLLAEGRFGPVYGGVLPGGFYVAVKVLVHGSTMTDQEAARELEYLGRIKHPNLVPLTGYCLAGDQRIAIYDYMENGNLQNLLYDLPLGVQTTEDWSTDTWEDGNNGIQNVGSEGSLTTWRFRHKIALGTARALAYLHHGCFPPIIHRDVKASSVYLDSGLEPRLSDFGLAKIFGNGLEDEIARGSPGYAPPELFQQETDSPKAPTPKSDVYGFGVILFELITGKKPVGDLYPDEKEANLVSWVRGLVKGKQESRAIDLKIRGTGSDEQLVEAFKIGYLCTAEVPSKRPTMQQVVGLLKDLEPITEK; via the coding sequence ATGGGTTTGGGAATGTTTGGTTCTTTTTTGGTTTTAACACTGTTCTTTAGGCCTTTGGTTTGCCAAAAACTTAATACAGATGAGTCCTTTGTCTTTGAATTCTTGCAAAAAATGGGCTTAAATGTGTCTAAAGATCTCGGCTTTTCGGGTTCGATTTGTTCATCGGAAGGTATTTCTTGTGATGCCAAAGGTGAAAGTGTTGTTAAGTTGGAATTGCCTGGTTTGGGGCTATTTGGTGTAATTCCTGATTCCACCATAGGAAAATTGACAAATCTTGGAACTTTGGATCTTAGCAATAACAATATTACTGCTCTGCCTTCTGATTTTTGGAGTCTGGGTACACTCAAGAATCTTAATCTCTCATTCAACCAAATATCTGGGAGGCTTCCAAGTAACATAGGCAATTTTGGACAACTTCAAAGTTTGGACCTTTCTCTCAACCATTTATCTGGGAGTATACCTGAAGCAATCAGCTCCCTCAGGAATTTGCAAGTTCTGAATCTCAGTGGCAATGGGTTTGAATCAACAATACCGTTGGGCATTTTGCAATGCCGGTTATTGGTTTCCATTGATCTATCTGCAAACAAGCTTCGTGGCTCTCTTCCTACTGGTTTTGGAGGTGCATTCCCGGACTTGAGATTCCTGAACCTGGCTGAAAACGAAATTTTGGGTCGGGATTCCGATTTTATAGGGATGAAAATGATAAGATATCTGAATATTTCGAGCAACATGTTTAAGGGTTCTGTTGTTGGTATATTTGAAGGTCCGCTGGAGGTCATTGATTTGAGCAAAAACCAGTTTCAAGGCCACATTGATCAGGTTAGCTTTAGATCCATGTTCAATTGGGCAAATTTGCAGTATTTGGATTTGTCAGAGAATCAATTCAGTGGAGAGTTTACTGATTTGAGAAATTCTCAGAATCTCAGACACCTTAATCTCGCACATAATAGGTTCGCCGAACAACAATTATTGAAAGTTGATGATCTCACCAATTTAGAGTATTTGAATTTGTCTGGAACTAACTTGATCGGTCAAATTCCAAGCAACATCTCACGTAAGAATAGTTTGAAGATACTCGATCTCTCGAAAAACCATCTTACTGATGGTATTCCTCCACTAGTTATCAAGAACCTTGAAGTTCTCGACCTTTCTTACAACAATCTGACAGGAGACATCCCCTTGATGCTGTTAGAAGAACTCCAGAATATGGAGAGATTTAATTTCTCTTATAACAACCTAAGTTTTTGTGCATCACAAATTTCCCCCGAAACTTTTCGCGCATCTTTTATTGGGTCTGTGAACAGCTGTCCAATCGCCGCAAATCCAGCCTTATTTAAAAAAGAATCTCCAAAGCATAGGGGACTAAAGCTCGCCTTGGCTTTGACCCTCTCAATGATTTGTTTACTTGTGACGTTACTCTTTTTAGCCTTCGGATACCGAAGAAAATCTAGAATCCAGGGCGTGAAACAGAGTTCTTTGAAGGAAGAAcaaacaatctctggacccttTTCATTCCAGACAGATTCAACCACGTGGGTAGCTGATGTTAAGCAAGCAACAACCGTGCCGGTTGTGATTTTCGAGAAGCCATTGCTTAATTTCACATTTGCAGACCTCTTGTCTGCAACTTCTCAGTTTGACCGGGATACATTGTTGGCTGAAGGGAGGTTTGGGCCCGTCTATGGCGGAGTTTTACCCGGAGGCTTTTATGTTGCTGTTAAAGTCTTGGTCCATGGATCCACCATGACAGACCAAGAAGCAGCAAGGGAACTCGAGTATCTTGGTCGAATTAAACATCCAAATCTTGTTCCATTAACTGGCTATTGCCTGGCTGGGGATCAAAGAATTGCTATATATGATTACATGGAGAATGGAAACCTGCAAAACCTGCTATACGATTTGCCACTCGGTGTTCAAACAACAGAAGATTGGAGCACCGACACATGGGAAGATGGAAATAACGGGATACAAAATGTTGGGTCTGAAGGGTCGCTAACGACTTGGAGATTCAGGCACAAGATAGCACTTGGCACGGCACGTGCACTGGCATATCTTCATCATGGCTGCTTTCCTCCTATTATTCACAGAGACGTCAAAGCTAGCAGCGTTTATCTCGACTCTGGCTTAGAGCCGAGATTGTCGGATTTTGGACTGGCTAAGATTTTTGGGAATGGGCTTGAGGATGAGATTGCGCGTGGATCACCAGGATATGCGCCACCTGAGTTATTTCAGCAAGAAACCGACTCTCCAAAGGCCCCGACACCAAAATCTGATGTATACGGATTCGGGGTTATTCTTTTCGAGCTGATAACAGGGAAAAAGCCTGTTGGGGATCTTTATCCAGATGAAAAGGAAGCAAACTTGGTTAGTTGGGTAAGAGGATTAGTTAAAGGGAAACAGGAATCGCGGGCGATCGATCTGAAAATTCGTGGAACCGGATCAGACGAGCAACTGGTAGAAGCCTTCAAGATTGGTTATCTTTGCACAGCTGAAGTTCCTTCAAAGCGTCCTACCATGCAACAGGTAGTCGGACTACTGAAGGATCTCGAACCGATCacagaaaaatga